In Tachysurus vachellii isolate PV-2020 chromosome 10, HZAU_Pvac_v1, whole genome shotgun sequence, the following proteins share a genomic window:
- the sh3yl1 gene encoding SH3 domain-containing YSC84-like protein 1 gives MNNPIPSNLKSEAKKAAKILREFTEISNRQGPDKLIPAHVIAKAHGLAILSVFKAGFMITARGGSGIVIARLADGRWSAPSAIGIAGLGGGFEIGLEASDFVIILNQRRAVEAFSKGGNLTFGGNCTVAVGPLGRNMEADVAFRSTAAVYSYCRSRGLYAGVSLVGSYIMERKETNRKFYGQDIRASGIINGDVEPPPEAYDLYTILDDYTDKYTSDWQSKYMNPNRKSIAPTRPAPPTQRTASSFSSRAEASSASFHPRPTLYPSLPSWGSESSGEASGGTILVTAMHAFTGQQPGDLSFAVGDRITVITKTDSQYDWWEGELRGQVGIFPANFVSLN, from the exons a tgaacAACCCCATTCCATCCAACCTAAAGTCTGAAGCTAAGAAGGCTGCTAAAATCCTACGGGAATTCACAGAGATTTCCAACAGACAAGGCCCTGACAAACTTATTCCAG CCCATGTGATTGCCAAAGCCCATGGACTGGCTATCTTATCCGTCTTTAAAGCAGGATTCATGATCACTGCTCGAGGAGGAAGTGGGATCGTGATTGCTCGTCTTGCTGATGGAA GATGGTCAGCTCCTTCAGCCATTGGCATTGCTGGTCTTGGTGGAGGCTTTGAGATCGGGTTGGAG GCATCTGACTTTGTCATCATCTTGAATCAGCGACGAGCAGTGGAAGCTTTCAGCAAAGGGGGAAACCTCACATTTGGAGGGAATTGCACTGTAGCTGTTGGTCCTCTTGGCAG GAATATGGAGGCAGATGTGGCATTTCGCAGCACGGCGGCTGTCTATTCTTACTGCAGGTCACGTGGCCTTTATGCTGGAGTTTCTCTTGTTGGTTCCTACATCATGGAACGTAAAGAGACTAACAGAAA GTTCTACGGCCAGGATATTCGTGCATCTGGTATCATCAATGGTGATGTGGAGCCCCCACCAGAGGCATATGACCTGTATACTATTTTGGATGActacacagacaaatacaccaGTGATTGGCAGAGCAAGTATATGAATCCTAATCGAAAG AGTATAGCCCCAACTAGACCTGCCCCTCCAACCCAGAGAACAGCTTCTTCTTTCAGTTCAAGGGCTGAAG cttcttctgcttcttttcaCCCGAGGCCAACTCTTTATCCCAGTCTTCCTAGTTGGGGATCTGAAAGCTCAG GTGAAGCATCAGGTGGCACTATCTTAGTCACGGCCATGCATGCGTTCACAGGGCAGCAGCCTGGCGACCTGAGCTTTGCGGTGGGTGATCGCATCACCGTCATCACAAAGACTGACTCACAGTACGACTGGTGGGAGGGTGAGCTAAGAGGACAGGTGGGCATTTTTCCAGCCAACTTCGTCTCCCTTAACTGA